In one Oleidesulfovibrio alaskensis DSM 16109 genomic region, the following are encoded:
- the rplS gene encoding 50S ribosomal protein L19, producing the protein MNIIKKIELEQMRLDIPKFKSGDSVKVHMRIVEGEKERIQVFHGNVIRISRGTTNATFTVRKISNGVGVERVFPMHSPFIDRIEVVQQGRVRRSRLYYLRNLKGKAARIKPLKTW; encoded by the coding sequence ATGAATATCATTAAAAAGATCGAACTCGAACAGATGCGCTTGGACATCCCCAAGTTCAAATCCGGCGACAGCGTGAAAGTACACATGCGTATTGTCGAAGGTGAAAAGGAGCGTATCCAGGTGTTTCATGGCAACGTGATCCGCATCAGCCGCGGCACCACCAATGCCACTTTCACCGTTCGCAAGATTTCCAACGGCGTGGGCGTGGAACGTGTGTTCCCCATGCATTCCCCGTTCATCGACCGTATCGAAGTTGTGCAGCAGGGCCGCGTTCGCCGCAGCCGCCTGTACTACCTGCGCAACCTCAAGGGCAAAGCCGCCCGTATCAAGCCGCTCAAGACCTGGTAG
- the rimM gene encoding ribosome maturation factor RimM (Essential for efficient processing of 16S rRNA) → MDKYVQIGLITKPHGLRGEVCVVSYADSPFLMQERIFLQAGKGPCVPYRVRSSRRHSGTELLLLEGIDDRNAAEKLRQHKVLIPHAELPELEDDEVYIEDILGFTVVLDEDGSTLGTLTAFSAPTPEQEVWEITTPDGKEVLFPAAEEFVAEIDVDSETIRITPPPGLLEIYLSGS, encoded by the coding sequence ATGGACAAATACGTTCAGATTGGCTTGATCACCAAGCCCCATGGACTTCGGGGGGAAGTCTGCGTCGTTTCTTACGCGGACTCCCCTTTTCTCATGCAGGAACGCATCTTTCTGCAGGCGGGCAAAGGCCCCTGCGTGCCTTACCGGGTCAGAAGCAGCCGCCGGCACTCCGGCACCGAACTTCTGCTGCTGGAAGGCATAGACGACAGAAATGCAGCGGAAAAACTGCGCCAGCACAAGGTGCTTATACCGCATGCAGAGCTGCCGGAACTGGAAGATGACGAAGTCTACATTGAGGACATTCTCGGCTTTACCGTGGTGCTGGATGAAGACGGCAGCACCCTGGGTACCCTAACGGCGTTTTCTGCCCCCACCCCCGAACAGGAAGTGTGGGAGATAACAACCCCCGACGGCAAGGAAGTGCTGTTTCCTGCCGCCGAGGAATTTGTGGCAGAAATAGACGTGGACTCCGAGACCATACGCATCACCCCGCCGCCCGGCCTGCTGGAGATTTATCTTTCCGGCAGCTGA
- a CDS encoding (Fe-S)-binding protein has protein sequence MSHPHPARDCILCGRCLDVCPVFLVSGKEELSPKAKHQLMAALRSNPQLLEALPARLLADKCVSCGRCEKACPQGLSVPAALGALRAEHAGWPQWLWQRWINGGNILWPAMATLGRMAPRLPAPAAARPLMEKLAAMHDTPPQPWFRMTAPAAGTQPPLRPVMLFSGCTARRIRPRWSSKATALLELAGIRPQPETAFTCCGATLEHAGLPDAARQARHANITAWHNAGRPLLVTFCATCAHGLHGYARHEELWHETPPDSAALWTQSVVPLSVFLQKFPVQVLDTAPEWFRYHQPCHAPAQHDPDAALLYAMAAQTPAAAAHGRRIRPAGMTTRQCCGMGGVMQLAAPSLCGMVNAACWQALDSLCPAQDNACPPPVVTGCSGCTLQLSGTAPEHVAVHHWLDVLTV, from the coding sequence ATGTCACACCCCCATCCCGCCCGGGACTGCATCCTCTGCGGACGCTGTCTTGATGTCTGTCCCGTTTTTCTTGTTTCCGGCAAGGAAGAGCTTTCGCCCAAAGCCAAACATCAGCTTATGGCCGCGCTGCGCAGCAACCCGCAACTGCTCGAAGCCCTGCCGGCGCGTCTGCTGGCAGACAAATGCGTTTCGTGCGGCCGCTGCGAAAAAGCCTGTCCTCAGGGCCTTTCCGTGCCCGCGGCACTGGGCGCCCTGCGTGCCGAACATGCAGGATGGCCACAGTGGCTGTGGCAACGCTGGATAAACGGCGGTAACATTCTGTGGCCGGCCATGGCCACGCTGGGACGCATGGCCCCCCGACTGCCGGCCCCGGCGGCCGCACGCCCGTTGATGGAAAAACTGGCGGCCATGCACGACACCCCGCCGCAACCCTGGTTCCGCATGACGGCTCCCGCGGCCGGAACACAGCCGCCCCTGCGGCCGGTCATGCTGTTTTCCGGCTGTACCGCGCGGCGTATACGTCCGCGCTGGAGCAGCAAAGCAACCGCCCTGCTGGAACTGGCCGGTATACGTCCGCAGCCGGAGACCGCTTTCACCTGCTGCGGTGCCACACTGGAACACGCCGGCCTGCCCGATGCCGCGCGGCAGGCCCGTCATGCCAATATAACGGCTTGGCACAACGCGGGCAGGCCGCTGCTTGTCACATTTTGCGCCACCTGTGCCCACGGTCTGCACGGGTATGCCCGGCATGAAGAGCTGTGGCACGAAACACCGCCGGATTCAGCCGCCCTATGGACACAGTCCGTGGTGCCGCTGTCCGTTTTTCTGCAAAAATTTCCGGTGCAGGTGCTGGATACCGCTCCGGAATGGTTCCGTTATCACCAGCCATGCCACGCCCCCGCACAACACGACCCCGATGCGGCCCTGCTGTACGCCATGGCCGCGCAAACGCCTGCCGCAGCAGCGCACGGCAGACGCATACGTCCGGCGGGCATGACCACACGCCAGTGCTGCGGTATGGGCGGAGTAATGCAGCTTGCCGCCCCTTCGCTGTGCGGCATGGTCAATGCAGCCTGCTGGCAGGCGCTGGACAGCCTGTGCCCCGCGCAGGACAACGCCTGCCCTCCGCCGGTGGTAACGGGATGCTCCGGCTGTACCCTGCAGCTGAGCGGTACCGCGCCGGAACATGTCGCCGTACATCACTGGCTTGATGTCCTGACGGTCTGA
- the smpB gene encoding SsrA-binding protein SmpB, translating to MTKKKSSGGALIAQNKKARHLYELLEFFEAGIALAGTEVKSLRAGQVSFTDSYVTIHNNEAWIVGMHIAPYANAGYVQHDPDRDRKLLLHAREIDTLRARVEQKGLTVVPVKLYFKNSRVKLEIAVGRGKKLHDKRQDIKQRDVERETRREIMRH from the coding sequence ATGACGAAAAAAAAATCATCGGGCGGCGCTCTCATTGCCCAGAATAAAAAAGCGCGCCATCTTTACGAGCTGCTCGAATTTTTCGAGGCAGGCATTGCGCTGGCAGGCACGGAAGTTAAAAGCCTTCGTGCCGGACAGGTTTCGTTCACTGACAGTTATGTCACCATTCACAACAACGAGGCGTGGATAGTGGGCATGCACATAGCGCCCTATGCCAATGCGGGCTATGTGCAGCATGACCCCGACCGTGACCGCAAACTGCTGCTGCACGCGCGCGAAATAGACACGCTGCGCGCCCGTGTGGAACAAAAAGGCCTGACAGTGGTACCCGTGAAGCTGTATTTCAAAAATTCACGCGTAAAGCTGGAAATTGCCGTGGGACGCGGCAAAAAGCTGCACGACAAACGTCAGGACATCAAACAGCGTGACGTGGAACGCGAAACCCGCAGAGAAATCATGCGTCATTGA
- a CDS encoding FAD-binding oxidoreductase encodes MTRTTHQHQHQRFLSDLFPQGDCLFRPEELFVFGMDASRLDARPMAVVRPREARQIAELLQYAQTERIPVYPRARATNVVGACVPADPRRTGTQEPQGIVVSTLLMDSIIDISPDDFVAVVQPGVITRDLQQNVERQGLFYPPDPASLNISTIGGNVATCAGGMRALKYGVTREYVLGMEAALPGGRMLRTGGRCHKNVVGLDLVRLMTGSEGTLGIMTEITLKLLPLPEATASLLAGFSGMEQAVQAIRNVFRAGMLPAALEFMGPETLDCLALRRTPPWPGNVRAALLFRLDGTSGALKAERRRLESVLQSDADCTPVWQAAGSGPQEEEPLWEIRRGINPASYLAAPDKISDDVTVPRGMLLPALTDIAATGRKHGLTILTFGHVGDGNIHVNIMHDKSLPGVREKAVAAKKEIMNTVLSMGGTLSGEHGVGLTKAPYIDNQLSPVERQLMAGIKASFDPEGIMNPGKAY; translated from the coding sequence ATGACACGCACCACGCACCAGCACCAACACCAACGTTTTCTCAGCGACCTTTTTCCCCAAGGCGACTGCCTGTTCCGCCCCGAGGAACTGTTTGTTTTCGGCATGGACGCCAGCAGGCTGGATGCCCGCCCCATGGCGGTTGTCAGACCGCGTGAAGCGCGACAGATAGCCGAACTGCTGCAATATGCACAGACAGAACGCATTCCCGTGTATCCGAGAGCACGCGCCACAAACGTGGTGGGCGCCTGTGTTCCCGCCGACCCGCGCCGCACCGGTACGCAGGAACCACAGGGCATTGTGGTGTCCACCCTGCTTATGGACAGCATCATCGATATCTCGCCTGACGACTTTGTAGCCGTGGTGCAGCCCGGCGTCATCACCCGCGACCTTCAGCAGAATGTGGAACGGCAGGGGCTGTTTTATCCGCCGGATCCCGCCAGTCTGAACATTTCCACCATCGGGGGCAACGTCGCCACCTGTGCGGGCGGCATGCGCGCCCTCAAGTACGGCGTAACCCGCGAATATGTACTGGGCATGGAAGCAGCCCTGCCGGGCGGACGCATGCTGCGCACAGGCGGGCGGTGTCATAAAAACGTAGTGGGCCTCGACCTGGTGCGCCTGATGACCGGCAGCGAAGGGACGCTGGGTATCATGACCGAAATAACCCTGAAGCTGCTGCCCCTGCCCGAGGCCACTGCGTCGCTGCTGGCCGGTTTTTCCGGCATGGAACAGGCGGTACAGGCTATACGCAATGTGTTCCGCGCCGGCATGCTGCCCGCCGCGCTGGAATTCATGGGGCCGGAAACGCTGGACTGTCTGGCTTTGCGGCGCACGCCCCCATGGCCCGGCAATGTCCGTGCCGCCCTGCTTTTCCGGCTGGACGGCACCAGCGGAGCTTTGAAAGCGGAACGCCGCAGACTGGAATCAGTCCTGCAGTCCGACGCGGATTGCACACCCGTCTGGCAGGCCGCAGGCAGCGGCCCGCAGGAAGAAGAACCTCTGTGGGAAATACGCCGCGGCATCAATCCCGCATCGTACCTTGCGGCGCCGGACAAAATCAGCGACGATGTGACCGTGCCCCGGGGCATGCTGCTGCCCGCCCTCACAGACATTGCGGCCACAGGCAGAAAGCACGGCCTGACCATACTTACATTCGGTCATGTGGGTGACGGCAACATCCATGTGAACATCATGCACGACAAATCCCTGCCCGGCGTGCGGGAAAAAGCAGTGGCAGCCAAAAAAGAAATTATGAATACCGTGCTTTCCATGGGCGGCACCCTGTCCGGCGAACACGGCGTGGGGCTTACAAAGGCCCCGTACATCGACAACCAGCTGTCGCCTGTGGAACGGCAACTGATGGCGGGCATAAAGGCATCCTTTGATCCCGAAGGCATCATGAATCCCGGCAAAGCCTACTGA
- a CDS encoding ribonuclease HII has protein sequence MAARTKNGLTASASGMQSLLPHTLPHADPAGPRDSLYPAFFTGIDEAGRGCLAGPVVAAAVILPPAGAPAAPHIAAALSGLTDSKKLSEKRRLTLEPAIKSCAVRWGVGVVWPQVIDRINILQATYRAMSLAVRHLRGGGAAASMPAGLPPVFLAVDGDKTIPGQVLQAVTGLSVPQEAIVGGDGCVMAISAASVLAKTFRDRLMTALDKRYSGYGFATHKGYGTAAHIEAIRRLGPCRMHRLSFAKVKPAAAPHAADQNTLW, from the coding sequence ATGGCCGCACGCACAAAAAACGGCCTCACGGCCTCTGCTTCCGGCATGCAGTCTCTGCTGCCGCATACTCTGCCTCACGCTGACCCCGCCGGTCCGCGCGATTCTCTGTACCCTGCCTTTTTTACCGGCATAGACGAAGCCGGTCGCGGCTGTCTGGCCGGACCGGTGGTTGCTGCCGCTGTAATTCTGCCGCCCGCCGGTGCCCCTGCAGCGCCGCACATTGCCGCTGCCCTTTCCGGCCTTACCGACTCTAAAAAGCTTTCGGAAAAACGCCGCCTGACACTGGAACCGGCCATAAAGTCGTGCGCCGTGCGCTGGGGCGTAGGCGTGGTGTGGCCTCAGGTCATAGACCGCATCAACATTCTTCAGGCCACTTACCGCGCCATGAGTCTGGCGGTACGTCACCTGCGCGGCGGCGGCGCGGCAGCCAGCATGCCTGCCGGTCTTCCGCCTGTTTTTCTTGCCGTCGACGGCGACAAAACCATTCCCGGACAGGTGCTGCAGGCCGTCACCGGCCTCAGTGTGCCGCAGGAAGCCATAGTGGGCGGAGACGGCTGTGTCATGGCCATATCCGCCGCTTCGGTGCTGGCAAAAACATTTCGCGACAGACTGATGACGGCGCTGGACAAACGTTACTCCGGATATGGTTTCGCCACGCACAAAGGATACGGTACAGCGGCTCACATCGAGGCTATCCGCAGGCTAGGCCCCTGCCGCATGCACCGCCTGTCTTTTGCCAAAGTGAAACCGGCGGCCGCCCCGCATGCCGCCGACCAGAACACGCTATGGTAG
- a CDS encoding lipid-binding SYLF domain-containing protein, producing the protein MTAVWSILRRSIIPLAFTAALCVVLTGCITSSGTLPLKADGTYEQEIVDDAVSTLHLFLGPDAPGSVQLYLEKARGLLIIPSLVNGGFILGVRGGTGLLFAKGPAGDWSPPVFMNITGASWGFQAGAQQAAIIMAFMTDKALQGALHDNGSAGLQVAVAAGPTGTGDEYSTLTRFQRDEVFYAAMNKGFYFGGTVQVASLAPRGPMNSAYYGPRATPEDILFARSADNPGVRRLVTELNNATYGLDTPQ; encoded by the coding sequence ATGACAGCCGTATGGAGCATTTTGCGCCGCAGCATTATACCGCTTGCCTTCACCGCAGCCCTGTGCGTGGTGCTGACGGGCTGCATTACGTCTTCCGGCACGCTGCCGCTAAAGGCAGACGGCACCTACGAGCAGGAAATCGTGGACGACGCCGTCAGCACGCTGCACCTTTTTCTGGGGCCGGATGCGCCCGGTTCGGTCCAGCTGTATCTGGAAAAAGCCAGAGGGCTGCTCATTATTCCCTCGCTGGTCAACGGCGGGTTTATACTGGGTGTACGCGGCGGCACCGGCCTGCTTTTTGCCAAGGGCCCTGCAGGAGACTGGAGCCCGCCTGTATTCATGAATATCACCGGCGCCAGCTGGGGGTTTCAGGCAGGTGCGCAACAGGCGGCCATCATCATGGCATTTATGACCGACAAAGCCCTGCAGGGAGCGCTGCACGACAACGGTTCCGCGGGTCTGCAGGTTGCCGTGGCCGCAGGCCCCACCGGTACGGGTGACGAATACTCCACCCTCACACGCTTTCAACGCGATGAAGTTTTTTATGCCGCCATGAACAAGGGGTTCTATTTCGGCGGCACCGTGCAGGTTGCCTCGCTGGCACCCCGCGGCCCCATGAACAGTGCCTATTACGGACCACGCGCCACGCCGGAAGACATTCTCTTTGCCCGCTCGGCGGACAATCCCGGCGTCCGGCGGCTGGTCACCGAACTGAACAACGCCACATACGGTCTGGATACCCCACAGTAA
- a CDS encoding PTS system mannose/fructose/sorbose family transporter subunit IID: MALDARTLLRCFLRTYTVGAAFNTRGMQNIGLVHAMEPGLAAIYPDPVKRREARKKYIRHYNTHPFWTPLLVGTFLSLEAGIAAQTFPPQILRNLKDTTAYTLSAIGDSVFGGTMLVSWSLATCSLLVAGYQSAAFALGLFLFTALQAFKLFTFIAGLREGLKVLNRLRNWNLINWGERLKSGNAVLAAVLLWQLFPAHDRPALWAAACAALGLFAALVGRLHMSRMLLLFIFTAVILALPFATAYVPVEWHLFWQPAD; this comes from the coding sequence ATGGCACTGGACGCACGAACCCTGCTACGCTGTTTTCTGCGCACCTACACAGTGGGGGCCGCATTCAACACGCGCGGCATGCAGAATATCGGGTTGGTGCATGCCATGGAACCCGGCCTTGCGGCCATATACCCCGATCCGGTAAAACGGCGCGAGGCCCGCAAAAAATATATCCGGCACTACAATACCCATCCTTTCTGGACACCGCTGCTGGTGGGTACGTTTCTTTCACTGGAAGCGGGCATAGCCGCGCAGACCTTCCCGCCGCAGATTCTGCGCAACCTGAAGGATACTACGGCCTATACCCTGTCAGCCATCGGCGACTCCGTTTTCGGAGGCACCATGCTGGTATCGTGGTCGCTGGCCACATGCAGTCTGCTGGTGGCGGGTTACCAGTCGGCGGCGTTTGCTCTGGGGCTTTTTCTGTTCACGGCGCTGCAGGCGTTCAAGCTGTTCACCTTCATCGCCGGACTGCGCGAAGGGCTTAAAGTGCTCAACCGGCTGCGCAACTGGAACCTGATAAACTGGGGTGAAAGGCTGAAGTCGGGTAATGCTGTGCTGGCGGCGGTGCTGCTGTGGCAGCTGTTTCCCGCGCATGACCGTCCGGCCCTGTGGGCTGCGGCATGCGCCGCGCTGGGACTGTTCGCCGCGCTGGTGGGCCGTCTGCACATGTCGCGCATGCTGCTGCTGTTTATTTTTACGGCTGTTATACTGGCACTGCCGTTCGCCACGGCGTATGTTCCCGTGGAGTGGCATCTTTTCTGGCAGCCCGCTGACTGA
- the trmD gene encoding tRNA (guanosine(37)-N1)-methyltransferase TrmD — MRFNIVTLFPEYFDSPLACGLMGKARESGLVEVGFVNPRDHTTDRHRTVDDRPYGGGPGMVMMPGPLAAALRSIPRPGRILLMAPKGRPFTQELARELATGDNLTIICGRYEGIDARLESVFPIEPVSMGDFVLNGGETAAMAVMEATGRLVPGYMGHEESGEEESFSSGLLEYPHYTRPEIFEGHEVPEILRSGDHGRIAAWRREQALKTTLLNRPEILRDAQIDYNDLKILRKTDRERPGRNLYCALVHYPVVNKENKSVAVSLTNLDIHDIGRCSCTFGLGGYYITTPIEDQRRLLDGLLRHWTDGPGVSANPDRGTALRLVRGVSTVEEAIGDIEQRTGQRPTVIATSARGAGDTGFESVRRMLREKPVLLLFGTAHGLAPDVLERCDGILRPIRSLDGYNHLSVRTAAAIIVDRVLGDAL; from the coding sequence ATGCGTTTCAACATCGTCACTCTGTTTCCGGAGTATTTCGATTCCCCGCTGGCGTGCGGCCTTATGGGCAAGGCACGAGAATCCGGTCTGGTGGAAGTCGGCTTTGTAAACCCGCGCGACCACACCACCGACAGGCACCGTACAGTGGACGACCGTCCGTATGGCGGCGGCCCCGGCATGGTGATGATGCCCGGCCCGCTGGCCGCGGCACTGCGCAGCATTCCCCGCCCCGGCAGAATACTGCTTATGGCGCCCAAGGGTCGTCCTTTCACGCAGGAACTGGCCCGCGAACTGGCAACCGGTGACAATCTGACAATTATCTGCGGCCGGTATGAAGGCATAGACGCCCGTCTGGAATCGGTATTTCCCATCGAGCCGGTATCCATGGGCGATTTTGTGCTCAACGGGGGCGAAACTGCCGCCATGGCCGTTATGGAAGCCACCGGCAGACTGGTGCCCGGATACATGGGGCATGAAGAATCAGGCGAAGAAGAAAGCTTTTCCTCCGGCCTGCTGGAATATCCGCACTATACGCGGCCCGAAATTTTTGAAGGGCACGAAGTGCCGGAGATTCTGCGCTCCGGTGACCACGGGCGCATTGCCGCATGGCGGCGCGAGCAGGCCCTGAAAACAACTTTGCTCAACAGACCAGAAATTTTGCGCGATGCGCAAATAGATTATAACGATTTAAAAATACTACGAAAAACAGACAGAGAAAGACCGGGAAGAAATCTGTACTGCGCGCTGGTACATTATCCCGTCGTAAACAAAGAAAATAAATCTGTCGCCGTTTCTTTGACAAACCTCGATATTCACGATATAGGCCGCTGTTCGTGCACGTTTGGTCTGGGTGGTTACTACATCACCACTCCCATTGAAGACCAGCGTCGACTGCTTGACGGTCTGCTCCGGCACTGGACGGACGGACCCGGCGTAAGCGCCAACCCCGACAGGGGCACGGCACTGCGTCTTGTCCGGGGTGTTTCCACGGTAGAGGAAGCCATCGGAGATATCGAGCAGCGCACAGGGCAACGGCCGACGGTCATCGCCACCAGCGCCCGCGGCGCAGGCGATACCGGATTCGAATCGGTCCGCCGCATGCTGCGTGAAAAACCAGTGCTGCTTCTGTTCGGCACAGCTCACGGGCTGGCTCCGGATGTGCTGGAACGCTGCGACGGCATACTGCGGCCGATACGGTCACTTGATGGGTACAACCATCTATCGGTGCGTACAGCAGCCGCGATTATTGTGGACAGGGTGCTGGGCGACGCCCTGTAG
- the rsmI gene encoding 16S rRNA (cytidine(1402)-2'-O)-methyltransferase: MPSTSPSLWVVATPLGNLGDFSPRAREVLAAADMVLAEDTRRTAGLLRNAGIEARLVSCHDHNEEQRIPEMLEAMRAGSTLALVSDAGTPLFSDPGYRLVRAARKAGLTVSAVPGPSAPLCALAASGIAPQPFTFLGFAPRKQSEQLAFFEEFARTPSTLIFFERKNRLRTTLETAYNALGPRELCVARELTKAHEEFILCRLEEFQTVPDDLLGEITVIVGPPEKEQALDTQALRALIEDEMRLGGKPREVARRTADRAPGWSVKEIYEIMKDLRT, translated from the coding sequence ATGCCTTCGACCTCTCCGAGTCTCTGGGTGGTGGCGACGCCGCTTGGCAACCTTGGTGACTTTTCGCCCCGCGCACGCGAAGTGCTGGCAGCTGCCGACATGGTGCTGGCCGAAGACACCCGCAGAACGGCAGGACTGCTGCGCAACGCCGGTATAGAAGCCCGCCTTGTCAGCTGCCATGATCATAACGAGGAACAGCGCATTCCGGAAATGCTTGAAGCCATGCGCGCCGGCAGCACGCTGGCGCTGGTATCCGACGCAGGCACCCCGCTGTTCTCCGACCCCGGTTACAGGCTGGTAAGAGCAGCCCGCAAGGCAGGATTAACCGTCTCTGCCGTGCCCGGTCCCAGCGCTCCGCTCTGTGCGCTGGCTGCCAGCGGCATTGCGCCGCAGCCGTTCACCTTTCTGGGTTTTGCTCCGCGCAAACAGTCCGAGCAGCTCGCGTTCTTTGAAGAGTTTGCCCGCACCCCGTCGACGCTCATTTTCTTTGAACGCAAAAACAGACTGCGGACCACGCTGGAAACGGCTTACAACGCACTGGGCCCGAGGGAACTTTGCGTGGCAAGAGAATTGACCAAGGCCCATGAGGAGTTTATTCTCTGTCGTCTTGAAGAATTTCAGACCGTTCCGGACGATCTGCTGGGCGAAATAACAGTAATTGTCGGACCGCCCGAAAAAGAGCAGGCTCTCGACACGCAGGCTCTGCGTGCGCTTATCGAAGATGAGATGCGTCTGGGAGGCAAACCGCGTGAAGTCGCCCGCAGAACAGCGGACCGGGCTCCGGGCTGGAGCGTGAAAGAAATTTACGAAATCATGAAGGATTTACGGACCTGA
- the ptsP gene encoding phosphoenolpyruvate--protein phosphotransferase: protein MARLILHGIPVSAGISIGKAFFAWRDNISTLPRGIVTPGAAQSEVERLESAVEAVQNELTQARNRVPAELKDHAAIIDSHLLIAADPKLIKDAARRIQEQNITAEWALEQAVEAIALAFSSIEDDYIRERVQDVRVVADRISKRLMGASGCLKRPLQERMVLMAHDLAPADTMELPLDKIMSFATSEGGKTSHTGILARSMLIPAVVGVSNLEEHVNDGDLVIVDALRGFIIVDPNEDELADYTELKFQFEAYQKALHKECRLPAETVDGYRVEVVANIEMTEEVAQVLDSGGEGVGLYRTEYAYLSRPALPTEDQLYEEYSELASIMAPGKVIFRTLDVGADKMLTEQTLMREPNPALGLRAIRYCLRNIDVFKTQLRAILRASVHGNVALMFPMISGLQELRQAKVLLNEVRMELDRARQPYNPNMPVGIMIELPSAVLIADSLAQEVDFFSIGTNDLIQYSLGIDRGNKHVSYLYQPQHPAIVRSIKFVVDAAHREGIEVSVCGEVAADPYCIPILLGMQIDAISIAPQSIPGIKRIIRRTNMEECKTLLNEVLRTATVARINRVVKDTIFKQFPEELTFYSSLIDHDD, encoded by the coding sequence TTGGCCCGTCTCATTCTTCACGGTATTCCGGTTTCCGCCGGCATATCCATAGGCAAAGCCTTTTTTGCATGGCGCGACAACATCAGCACGTTGCCGCGCGGCATTGTGACGCCCGGTGCGGCACAAAGCGAAGTGGAAAGGCTTGAATCCGCCGTGGAAGCCGTGCAGAACGAGCTCACACAGGCACGCAACAGGGTGCCCGCCGAACTCAAAGACCATGCGGCCATCATTGATTCGCACCTGCTCATTGCCGCCGACCCCAAGCTTATAAAAGACGCCGCCAGACGCATTCAGGAGCAGAACATCACTGCCGAATGGGCTCTGGAACAGGCCGTCGAAGCCATCGCTCTGGCGTTCAGCAGCATCGAGGATGACTATATCCGCGAGCGGGTGCAGGACGTGCGTGTGGTGGCCGACCGCATCAGCAAACGGCTCATGGGTGCTTCCGGCTGTCTCAAGCGTCCGCTGCAGGAGCGCATGGTGCTTATGGCGCACGATCTTGCTCCCGCGGATACCATGGAACTGCCGCTGGACAAAATCATGTCGTTTGCCACAAGCGAAGGCGGCAAAACGAGCCACACGGGCATTCTGGCCCGCAGCATGCTCATTCCCGCCGTGGTCGGCGTCAGCAATCTGGAAGAACACGTCAATGACGGAGATCTGGTCATCGTTGACGCACTGCGCGGCTTCATCATCGTCGATCCCAATGAAGACGAGCTGGCAGACTATACCGAACTCAAGTTCCAGTTTGAAGCCTACCAGAAAGCCCTGCACAAGGAATGCCGCCTGCCTGCGGAAACAGTGGACGGCTACCGCGTGGAAGTGGTCGCCAACATTGAGATGACCGAGGAAGTGGCACAGGTGCTGGACAGCGGCGGCGAAGGCGTGGGCCTGTACCGCACCGAATACGCATACCTCAGCCGCCCCGCGCTGCCCACGGAAGACCAGCTGTACGAAGAATACTCCGAGCTGGCGTCCATAATGGCACCGGGCAAGGTTATTTTCCGCACGCTGGATGTGGGCGCGGACAAAATGCTCACCGAGCAGACCCTCATGCGTGAACCCAATCCGGCACTGGGGCTGAGGGCCATTCGCTACTGCCTGCGCAATATCGATGTTTTCAAAACACAGCTGAGGGCCATTCTGCGGGCCAGTGTGCACGGCAACGTGGCGCTGATGTTTCCCATGATTTCGGGCCTGCAGGAGCTGCGGCAGGCCAAGGTGCTGCTCAACGAAGTGCGCATGGAACTGGACCGCGCGCGCCAGCCGTATAATCCCAACATGCCCGTGGGCATTATGATAGAGCTGCCCTCGGCCGTTCTCATAGCCGATTCACTGGCGCAGGAAGTGGATTTTTTCAGCATCGGCACCAACGACCTTATTCAGTACTCGCTGGGCATAGACAGGGGCAACAAGCATGTCTCGTACCTGTACCAGCCGCAGCATCCGGCCATTGTACGGTCCATCAAGTTTGTGGTAGACGCGGCTCACAGAGAAGGCATCGAGGTTTCCGTATGCGGCGAAGTGGCGGCAGACCCCTACTGCATACCCATTCTGCTGGGCATGCAGATTGACGCCATTTCCATCGCCCCGCAGTCTATCCCCGGCATCAAGCGCATTATCCGCCGCACCAACATGGAAGAGTGCAAGACATTGCTCAACGAAGTGCTGCGCACCGCCACTGTGGCCCGCATCAACCGCGTGGTCAAAGACACAATATTCAAACAGTTTCCGGAAGAGCTCACCTTCTATTCGTCACTTATCGATCATGACGACTAA
- a CDS encoding HPr family phosphocarrier protein: MQEEIREIEDGLCLTVRVANDQGLHARPAARLVKEASRFTSRIVLASGDAEVDAKSILDILSLAAAKGTALELRASGPDAREALRHLAATFANRFREDT; the protein is encoded by the coding sequence GTGCAGGAAGAGATTCGTGAAATAGAAGACGGACTGTGCCTCACTGTCCGCGTCGCCAATGATCAGGGGCTGCATGCACGCCCCGCCGCCAGACTGGTAAAGGAAGCTTCCCGCTTTACATCGCGCATAGTACTGGCATCAGGCGACGCGGAGGTGGACGCCAAATCCATTCTTGATATCCTGTCGCTGGCTGCGGCCAAAGGGACTGCGCTGGAGCTGCGAGCCAGCGGACCCGATGCGCGCGAAGCTCTGCGGCATCTTGCCGCAACATTTGCCAACCGCTTCCGCGAGGACACGTAA